The following proteins come from a genomic window of Pirellula staleyi DSM 6068:
- a CDS encoding sigma-70 family RNA polymerase sigma factor, whose protein sequence is MTASGGLPLGSESQFAQLQLDRCRRGELDQLGGLLQLYRNYLMTLASSQLDARLRRRVSPSDLVQEAMLGAVRDFHQFQGTTSAELVGWLRQVLIHCLHHHYEKHVAAKRRDIRREVSLQAGDRSADRSQAALGRQLVDRGPSPSSPMNRREEIDAIEASLSQLPPDYREVIQLRNLQGLAFEEIAIRMNRKAGAVRMLWLRAMDRFRQRTEST, encoded by the coding sequence ATGACAGCCAGTGGTGGGCTTCCACTCGGAAGCGAAAGTCAATTCGCTCAGCTGCAACTCGACCGTTGTCGGCGTGGCGAACTCGATCAACTGGGGGGGCTCCTTCAGCTGTATCGCAACTATTTGATGACGCTTGCCAGCTCCCAGCTCGATGCGCGGCTCCGGCGGCGCGTCAGTCCTTCCGATCTGGTGCAGGAAGCGATGCTCGGCGCCGTGCGCGACTTTCATCAGTTCCAAGGGACGACCTCCGCCGAACTCGTCGGTTGGCTCCGGCAAGTGCTGATTCACTGCCTGCATCATCACTACGAAAAACATGTTGCTGCCAAACGGCGCGACATCCGCCGCGAAGTCTCGCTGCAAGCGGGCGACCGGAGTGCCGATCGATCGCAAGCTGCACTCGGGCGGCAGTTGGTCGACCGTGGCCCCTCCCCCAGTTCGCCGATGAATCGCCGCGAGGAGATCGACGCCATCGAGGCGAGCCTTTCTCAGCTTCCGCCCGACTATCGCGAAGTGATTCAGCTCCGCAACTTGCAAGGCTTGGCGTTTGAAGAGATTGCGATTCGCATGAACCGCAAAGCAGGCGCGGTACGCATGCTTTGGCTGCGAGCGATGGATCGATTTCGGCAACGGACGGAGTCGACATGA
- a CDS encoding tetratricopeptide repeat protein: MSTEIENREHPRATTAIVEQASRVIGANRRRLGFVQNASALTRASGTIEVATATSRGASWMEVDPKYLGTRAAADLLARIQQLEHWLRDQPARVDYCRELAALYLEKQRDYEAERLLVRTLEHTAKDPQVLSMLEDVKIYRMSLKLVAVEADAAHDPSPANQAIVEETRKQRDRLEIDVFSARMKREPDNMVLSFEFGCRLKRGGEFAEARPHLERALHAPQLAAAAALELGECWERSGRFAEALKAYRSAADAIADDSQADCRTDALLRASSIAADLKLPNLARRYLGWLLQIDPDHRGAATLLERLERI; encoded by the coding sequence ATGAGCACCGAGATCGAAAACCGCGAGCATCCGCGAGCCACAACGGCTATCGTCGAACAAGCGTCGCGCGTGATTGGGGCCAATCGTCGTCGGTTGGGGTTTGTGCAAAATGCATCGGCCCTCACACGAGCAAGTGGTACGATCGAAGTCGCCACGGCGACCTCGCGCGGCGCTAGCTGGATGGAAGTCGACCCCAAATATCTTGGTACACGTGCGGCGGCTGATTTGCTCGCGCGCATTCAGCAACTCGAGCACTGGCTGCGCGATCAACCGGCACGCGTCGACTACTGTCGTGAACTAGCGGCTCTCTATCTCGAAAAACAGCGCGACTACGAAGCCGAACGACTTCTCGTCCGCACCCTCGAGCACACGGCCAAAGACCCACAAGTCTTGAGCATGCTCGAGGACGTAAAAATCTATCGCATGTCGCTCAAGCTAGTCGCTGTCGAAGCCGATGCGGCCCACGATCCCTCACCAGCCAATCAGGCGATTGTCGAAGAGACGCGCAAGCAGCGCGATCGTCTCGAGATTGATGTCTTCAGTGCGCGAATGAAGCGCGAGCCCGATAACATGGTCCTTTCGTTCGAGTTTGGTTGCCGCCTCAAACGGGGTGGCGAGTTCGCCGAAGCGCGACCTCATCTTGAACGGGCGTTACATGCGCCACAGCTCGCCGCCGCCGCTGCCCTCGAACTCGGGGAATGCTGGGAACGCTCCGGACGTTTTGCCGAAGCACTCAAAGCCTACCGCTCCGCTGCCGATGCGATCGCCGATGATTCTCAGGCCGATTGCCGCACCGATGCTTTGCTCCGCGCCAGCAGCATCGCAGCCGATTTGAAGCTACCGAATTTAGCCCGGCGCTATCTCGGTTGGCTGCTGCAAATCGACCCCGATCATCGCGGCGCAGCGACGTTGCTCGAGCGTCTCGAGCGGATCTAA
- a CDS encoding WXG100 family type VII secretion target: MTQAVVDPEELRQFAQNLKRFNAQLREKATALGNQLATLSGSWRDQEHKKFVDQFETNMKVLMRFTETADEYVPYLLRKATHIEDYLQS, from the coding sequence ATGACGCAAGCTGTTGTCGATCCTGAAGAACTTCGTCAGTTTGCTCAAAATCTCAAGCGATTTAACGCTCAGTTACGGGAAAAAGCGACAGCGCTTGGTAACCAGCTGGCGACCTTGAGTGGATCGTGGCGCGATCAAGAGCACAAAAAGTTTGTGGATCAATTCGAAACCAACATGAAGGTGCTGATGAGGTTCACGGAAACCGCCGACGAGTACGTTCCTTACCTGCTCCGCAAAGCAACGCACATCGAAGACTACCTCCAGTCGTAA
- a CDS encoding FtsK/SpoIIIE domain-containing protein translates to MTTTSISIERQRQIVATLGTLASDHAEQLRAIDQACKTLQDSEQRLAADEMARVSAEFEKKHAQQIATYKQQRDMALARYEHEGIAVFQAERTALEEENTRHTEAREVMRTVRQHAISEVQEEFRKAQIAPKVNAAQFQQQCEYSSSEVSALVVKAQSIVRRRCDWPESPPAPRVPGLFTKQQCVDRYTVALAKAYEKVHALQHQPSARVAEDGWPILIGLFTIPILGYPAWLLVGEYGWWVAAILTVFVASLVAVAVVLIMRPIARRETLRLVPEFQAAIDEARDALMASLEASRRELAEEQQRILAKRDTDTLAAKSAYKQSKADEKLAHQANITRIINDAENKRLAIENRLEPLMNKIEQTYPPQITELEVKFAAQLQELATACDAAVEKAELNRQSQVTAANAAMKTTLATLLAEAEAMQQRVDQWCPPLSSEALPTPAVDVEALRLGEFQLELPRLDAAAIDPSTLDIAIPASLRLPAVLSYPSLPSLLIKAEEEGRDQAARVIQAAILRLLATFPPGKVRFTIIDPVGLGENFSALMHLADFDERLVHSRIWTESNHIQQRLADLTAHMENVIQKYLRNEFDSIQQYNQQAGEVAEAYQILVIANFPANFSEEAVRRLLSITASGARCGVFTLISYDRKLKSPRPFDEADLGRSSHVLEWDSKLQHFRSQMEGLTHVPLVLDTPPSDEESTAIIRTIGQRARHAARVEVPFSYVIPGEEKWWTGDSRSGIDVPLGRAGAKNLQYMRLGKGTSQHVLISGKTGSGKSTLLNAIITNLALHYSPDELEFFLIDFKKGVEFKAYATCRLPHARVIAIESEREFGMSVLERLDLELKRRGDLFRQKGTQDLASFRSAAPEVVMPRVLLVIDEFQEFFTSDDRVSHDAALLLDRLVRQGRAFGIHVLLGSQTLSGAYSLARSTIGQMAVRVALQCSESDAHLILSEDNTAARLLSRPGEAIYNDANGLVEGNHPFQVVWLPDEEREHYLTKVRQLCDTRGTKVGPPIVFEGSAAADVRDNNLLRAAIETPASRQTQLSPRLWLGAAVAVKDPTSITLRRGSGANLLIVGQNEELATGMMSAAILALASQTASTVPATTEKPPQFSKVTLLDGARPDTTFPEQWKTILGDSGIAASTMRGKDAVSAIAQLADEVQRRLDAGEHHAETLLLVIHDLSRFRDLKKSDDFGMSFGESSEASVSARLATLLREGPAVGIHTIVWADSYNSVNRWFERGTIRDFEYRALFQMSATDSANLMDSPGASKLGNYLAYLYSEESGQAERMRPYGIPDSDFLREFRQTREKLSRHAELFQP, encoded by the coding sequence GTGACCACCACTTCGATTTCCATCGAGCGTCAACGACAAATTGTGGCGACCCTTGGTACGCTGGCGAGCGATCATGCGGAGCAACTCCGTGCGATCGATCAAGCCTGTAAGACGCTGCAAGACTCGGAGCAACGACTCGCCGCAGATGAGATGGCGCGCGTCTCTGCCGAGTTCGAGAAAAAGCATGCCCAGCAGATTGCGACTTACAAACAGCAGCGCGATATGGCGCTCGCGCGCTACGAGCATGAAGGGATCGCGGTGTTTCAGGCTGAGCGAACTGCGCTCGAGGAAGAGAACACGCGTCACACCGAAGCCCGTGAAGTGATGCGCACCGTGCGTCAGCACGCGATCAGCGAGGTGCAGGAGGAATTTCGCAAGGCACAAATCGCGCCGAAGGTCAACGCCGCGCAGTTCCAGCAGCAATGTGAGTACAGCAGCAGCGAAGTGAGCGCGCTGGTCGTCAAGGCGCAGAGTATTGTGCGGCGTCGTTGCGACTGGCCCGAGTCCCCTCCAGCCCCCCGTGTTCCAGGGCTCTTTACCAAACAGCAGTGCGTCGACCGCTACACCGTTGCGCTCGCCAAGGCCTATGAAAAAGTGCATGCCTTGCAGCATCAGCCGAGCGCTCGTGTCGCTGAAGATGGTTGGCCCATTCTGATCGGCCTCTTCACGATTCCGATTCTCGGCTATCCCGCGTGGCTCCTCGTGGGAGAGTATGGCTGGTGGGTCGCGGCGATACTTACGGTGTTCGTCGCTTCGCTCGTGGCGGTGGCTGTTGTGCTAATCATGCGGCCGATTGCTCGCCGCGAAACGCTGCGGCTCGTTCCCGAGTTTCAAGCCGCCATCGATGAAGCACGCGATGCACTCATGGCTTCGCTCGAAGCATCACGACGCGAATTGGCTGAAGAACAGCAGCGCATTTTAGCCAAACGCGATACCGACACGCTCGCCGCCAAGAGTGCCTACAAACAATCCAAGGCCGACGAAAAACTCGCGCATCAGGCCAATATCACACGGATTATCAACGACGCCGAGAACAAACGGCTAGCAATCGAGAACCGTCTCGAACCGCTGATGAACAAGATCGAGCAGACCTATCCGCCGCAAATCACCGAGCTTGAAGTGAAGTTTGCTGCCCAGCTGCAGGAGTTGGCTACGGCCTGCGATGCAGCGGTGGAAAAAGCCGAGCTTAATCGTCAGTCGCAAGTGACAGCCGCCAATGCTGCGATGAAAACGACACTCGCCACGTTGCTTGCTGAAGCGGAGGCGATGCAGCAGCGCGTCGACCAGTGGTGCCCACCTCTTTCGAGCGAAGCTCTGCCCACGCCGGCGGTCGATGTCGAGGCTCTGCGGCTCGGTGAATTTCAGCTCGAACTTCCCAGGCTCGATGCGGCGGCGATCGATCCCAGCACGCTCGATATCGCGATTCCCGCGTCGCTGCGACTTCCGGCAGTTCTCTCCTACCCCTCGCTCCCTTCGCTGCTGATCAAGGCCGAAGAAGAAGGACGCGATCAAGCCGCGCGGGTGATACAAGCCGCGATTCTGCGACTACTCGCCACGTTTCCACCAGGAAAAGTGCGGTTCACGATTATCGATCCCGTGGGACTTGGCGAGAACTTTTCCGCGCTCATGCATCTGGCCGATTTCGACGAGCGTTTGGTGCACAGCCGAATTTGGACCGAGTCGAATCATATTCAGCAGCGGTTGGCCGATCTCACCGCGCACATGGAGAACGTGATTCAGAAATACTTGCGCAACGAGTTCGATTCGATTCAGCAGTACAATCAGCAAGCGGGGGAAGTGGCCGAAGCGTATCAGATTCTTGTGATCGCGAATTTCCCCGCGAATTTCTCGGAAGAAGCGGTCCGCCGACTCCTGAGCATCACCGCTAGTGGCGCACGATGCGGTGTTTTCACCCTCATCAGCTACGATCGCAAACTCAAATCGCCACGACCCTTCGACGAAGCTGATCTAGGGCGCAGTTCGCATGTGCTGGAGTGGGATTCGAAGCTGCAGCATTTCCGCTCGCAGATGGAAGGTCTCACGCATGTTCCGCTGGTGCTCGACACGCCCCCAAGCGACGAAGAATCGACCGCCATCATTCGGACGATTGGCCAGCGTGCGCGTCACGCCGCGCGCGTGGAAGTCCCCTTCAGCTACGTAATTCCCGGCGAAGAGAAATGGTGGACCGGTGACAGTCGCAGTGGAATCGATGTTCCGCTCGGACGCGCAGGGGCCAAAAACTTGCAGTACATGCGACTCGGGAAAGGGACTTCACAACATGTGCTGATCTCCGGCAAAACAGGCTCCGGTAAATCGACGCTGCTCAACGCCATCATCACGAATCTGGCACTCCACTACTCGCCCGACGAGCTCGAGTTTTTTCTGATCGACTTTAAGAAGGGGGTGGAATTTAAAGCGTATGCCACCTGCCGTTTGCCGCACGCACGGGTGATCGCCATTGAAAGCGAACGTGAGTTTGGCATGAGTGTGCTTGAGCGACTCGATCTGGAACTGAAGCGACGCGGCGATCTGTTTCGGCAAAAGGGGACGCAAGATCTGGCCAGTTTTCGCTCGGCTGCCCCCGAGGTGGTGATGCCCCGCGTGCTGCTTGTGATCGACGAATTTCAAGAGTTTTTCACCTCCGACGACCGTGTTTCGCACGACGCAGCGCTGCTGCTCGATCGCTTGGTGCGACAAGGTCGAGCGTTTGGCATTCATGTGCTGCTCGGCTCGCAAACGCTGAGCGGTGCCTATTCACTCGCGCGTAGTACGATTGGCCAAATGGCGGTTCGTGTGGCGCTGCAGTGCAGCGAGTCGGATGCCCACTTAATCCTCAGCGAAGATAACACCGCTGCTCGTCTGCTGAGTCGCCCCGGCGAAGCGATTTACAACGACGCCAACGGTTTGGTCGAAGGGAATCATCCGTTTCAAGTGGTGTGGCTCCCCGATGAAGAGCGCGAGCACTACCTCACCAAAGTGCGCCAGTTGTGCGACACACGTGGCACCAAAGTCGGACCACCGATTGTGTTCGAAGGGAGTGCTGCCGCCGATGTTCGCGACAATAATCTGCTCCGCGCTGCCATCGAGACCCCGGCCTCTCGTCAAACGCAACTCTCGCCGCGGCTGTGGCTCGGCGCTGCTGTGGCGGTGAAGGACCCCACTTCGATTACCCTGCGACGCGGCAGTGGCGCGAACCTGCTGATCGTTGGCCAAAACGAAGAGCTTGCCACCGGCATGATGTCGGCCGCGATCCTCGCCTTGGCGAGTCAAACGGCGAGCACTGTTCCTGCCACTACTGAGAAGCCCCCTCAGTTCTCGAAGGTCACGCTGCTCGATGGTGCCCGCCCCGACACGACGTTTCCCGAGCAATGGAAAACGATTCTCGGCGATTCAGGAATCGCGGCGAGCACGATGCGCGGCAAAGATGCCGTGTCGGCGATCGCGCAGCTGGCTGATGAAGTCCAGCGTCGTCTCGATGCCGGTGAGCATCATGCCGAAACGTTGCTGCTGGTGATTCACGACCTGTCCCGTTTTCGCGACCTGAAAAAGTCGGACGATTTTGGGATGAGCTTCGGCGAGAGTAGTGAAGCAAGTGTCAGTGCTAGGCTCGCGACACTGCTCCGCGAAGGACCTGCCGTAGGGATTCACACCATCGTGTGGGCCGATTCTTACAACAGCGTCAACCGCTGGTTCGAGCGCGGAACGATTCGCGACTTCGAGTACCGCGCGCTGTTCCAGATGAGTGCTACCGATTCCGCCAATCTGATGGACAGCCCCGGCGCAAGCAAGCTGGGGAACTACCTGGCGTATCTCTACAGCGAAGAGTCGGGACAAGCCGAGCGGATGCGTCCCTACGGAATTCCCGACAGCGACTTTCTCCGCGAGTTCCGCCAAACTCGGGAGAAACTGAGTCGCCACGCCGAACTCTTTCAGCCTTAA
- a CDS encoding nucleotidyltransferase domain-containing protein produces MIPYATLERQVVAHPYPLLFATISGAHLYGFPSPDSDFDLRGIHLLPLDELVGLKRGPDTVEKSGIVEGLEIDLVTHEAEKFFGLMLKKNGYVLEQLLSPLVVSTTPWHAELREIASRCITRFHAHHYLGFASTQWHLFQKEEPPRVKPLLYVYRVLLTGIHLMRAGKIEANLLVLNDEMKLPYINELVARKLAGLEKSKLEQADLALHTAEYLRLVSLLEEAMKTTQLPEAPAAGDELHDLLLRVRRSALV; encoded by the coding sequence GTGATCCCTTATGCCACACTCGAGCGACAAGTGGTTGCTCATCCTTATCCACTCCTGTTTGCCACCATCAGCGGCGCGCATCTCTATGGATTTCCGTCGCCTGATTCCGATTTCGATCTCCGAGGAATCCACCTGCTACCGCTTGACGAACTGGTGGGTCTCAAACGGGGTCCCGATACCGTCGAAAAGTCGGGCATAGTCGAAGGACTCGAGATCGATCTCGTGACCCACGAAGCTGAAAAGTTTTTCGGGCTAATGCTTAAGAAAAACGGCTACGTGCTCGAGCAACTGCTGTCGCCTCTGGTGGTAAGCACGACTCCGTGGCATGCCGAGCTGCGCGAAATCGCCAGTCGCTGCATCACCCGTTTTCATGCCCATCACTACCTCGGTTTTGCCAGCACGCAGTGGCATCTGTTCCAGAAAGAAGAGCCTCCGCGCGTGAAGCCGCTACTTTACGTCTATCGCGTACTGCTCACCGGAATCCATTTGATGCGAGCCGGTAAAATCGAAGCGAACTTGCTAGTACTGAACGATGAGATGAAGCTCCCCTACATCAACGAACTGGTGGCGCGCAAATTAGCTGGCCTCGAGAAATCGAAGCTCGAGCAGGCCGATCTGGCGCTGCATACAGCCGAGTATCTGCGGTTGGTTTCGCTGCTCGAAGAGGCGATGAAAACGACGCAGCTTCCCGAGGCACCAGCAGCGGGAGACGAGCTACACGACCTGCTGCTCCGAGTACGGCGCTCGGCACTTGTTTAA
- a CDS encoding nucleotidyltransferase domain-containing protein: MRPSELDFRHYESRVMLRVVIGSRAYGLDDEHSDTDKRGIYLPQAEQHWSLEGVPEQIENDATQEVYWEFEKFLKLALKSNPNILETLYSPLVEFASPFAKKLIAARAEFLSRAVYDTFQGYVESQFKRITTELRNLERIRWKQMMHLIRLQLTGITLLQTGELTLHVGEHLQLLRDIKSGKRTFDEVDALRRSLSHQFDLALATTSLPEHPNRELANDLLIEARTLALKASLP, encoded by the coding sequence ATGCGTCCGTCCGAACTAGATTTTCGACACTACGAATCACGCGTAATGCTACGCGTGGTGATCGGTTCGCGCGCGTATGGCCTCGACGACGAACATTCCGACACCGACAAACGTGGCATCTATCTGCCTCAAGCCGAGCAGCATTGGTCGCTCGAGGGAGTCCCTGAGCAGATTGAAAACGATGCCACGCAAGAGGTTTACTGGGAATTCGAAAAATTCCTCAAACTGGCCCTCAAGAGCAATCCCAACATTTTGGAAACGTTGTACTCGCCCCTGGTCGAGTTTGCTTCTCCTTTTGCAAAGAAGCTGATCGCTGCTCGCGCAGAGTTTTTGTCGCGAGCTGTTTACGACACCTTTCAAGGCTATGTCGAGTCACAATTCAAACGAATCACCACAGAGCTTCGCAACCTCGAGCGCATTCGCTGGAAACAGATGATGCACCTCATCAGGTTGCAGCTGACCGGAATCACGTTGCTGCAAACAGGCGAGCTCACGCTCCACGTGGGAGAGCATCTGCAGCTGCTGCGCGATATTAAGTCGGGGAAGCGAACGTTCGACGAAGTCGACGCGCTGCGCCGCTCACTGAGCCACCAATTCGACCTGGCCCTAGCCACCACCTCACTCCCCGAACATCCCAATCGCGAGCTTGCCAACGATCTGCTGATCGAAGCTCGGACATTAGCCCTAAAAGCGAGCCTGCCGTGA
- a CDS encoding TfoX/Sxy family protein produces MSEIKGQKLFVNVGPSEARRRLKGFGHGVRKVQSNGRNQAVIIHTATRQNLTELEAKFADVGFASRATELAEPIENLRNLGPTSCRWLHDMGVYTIDELRKLGAVDTFRIVKRSHPEASLNLLYALVAGLADRDFRDLSEEEKQTLRSAAFAAD; encoded by the coding sequence ATGTCTGAGATCAAAGGACAAAAACTGTTTGTGAATGTCGGTCCCTCGGAAGCTCGAAGAAGGCTCAAAGGGTTTGGGCATGGGGTGCGCAAAGTGCAGAGCAACGGCCGAAATCAAGCGGTGATTATTCACACCGCCACACGGCAAAATCTGACCGAACTTGAAGCCAAGTTTGCCGATGTCGGTTTTGCCAGCCGAGCGACAGAACTCGCCGAGCCGATTGAAAACCTGCGAAATCTTGGCCCCACGAGTTGTCGCTGGCTACACGATATGGGTGTTTACACGATCGACGAGCTACGGAAATTAGGAGCTGTCGATACGTTTCGAATTGTCAAACGCTCGCATCCTGAAGCGTCGCTCAACTTGCTTTATGCCCTGGTGGCGGGGCTCGCCGATCGCGACTTTCGAGATCTCTCGGAGGAAGAAAAACAGACACTTCGAAGCGCTGCCTTTGCGGCTGATTGA
- a CDS encoding GDSL-type esterase/lipase family protein, translated as MKVRPFVTGVGLLLVVFAAIENHASFGAEVSGAIENPGEQFSPAADFQLTADTTFGWRTGRLSGAINLAGHTLTIDTGGGNRTTLDGAISGAGNLVWIGGGAPTLQTAPSFLGGESPSSFTGTLTITQGTLALAKPMNVAAFAGKLLVLGGGKNQAIVRLDQSEQLPDDCVVRMLGEHEARIWTSGNSETLGPLDLQTHGTLDLGEGDSSLCFADSSAVRWDLSKTLTIEQWTTGRDKVAFGTSATGLTDQQLARIGFANPSQHPPGLYSAKIGSDGAVVPGVKIAAKNAPFDLSENARAEREKLYAVQGLAHIAAADSPLQQGMSLSFFGDSITWQDVYLAKIRAAIAAGETTRKLEIKCINRGINGGGVLAVRDGSEKAAYVSEAERDGRQAALAEVIAADKSSVAVVFIGINDVWWRDTTPEVFETTLRDIAATCRQNRTKLVLATLAIYQEKPDGTNPLDKKCDAFAELTRTVAKAEKVTLVDLRSAMIAYLQNHNAQLRVDGMVVSRESGLLTYDGVHPSEEGNRLLAELISDGVVRALRSE; from the coding sequence GTGAAAGTCCGTCCGTTTGTTACTGGGGTCGGTTTATTGCTCGTCGTGTTTGCGGCGATCGAAAATCACGCGAGTTTCGGGGCCGAGGTCTCTGGCGCGATCGAAAACCCTGGCGAGCAGTTTAGCCCAGCTGCCGATTTTCAGCTGACAGCCGACACCACCTTTGGCTGGCGCACCGGTCGGCTGAGTGGTGCGATTAACCTGGCCGGGCATACTCTTACGATCGACACCGGTGGGGGCAACCGTACGACGCTCGACGGGGCGATCAGTGGCGCGGGGAATTTGGTCTGGATCGGTGGCGGTGCTCCCACGCTACAAACCGCGCCGTCGTTCCTCGGTGGTGAATCGCCGAGCAGTTTCACCGGCACACTCACGATCACGCAAGGAACGCTCGCGCTCGCTAAGCCGATGAACGTTGCAGCATTCGCCGGAAAACTGCTGGTGCTTGGCGGTGGGAAGAATCAGGCAATCGTGCGACTCGATCAGAGCGAGCAGTTGCCCGACGACTGCGTCGTGCGAATGCTCGGTGAACATGAGGCGCGGATCTGGACCAGCGGCAACTCCGAAACGCTCGGCCCGCTCGATCTGCAAACGCACGGCACCCTTGATCTCGGAGAGGGGGACAGCAGTTTGTGCTTTGCCGATAGTTCGGCGGTGCGCTGGGATCTCTCCAAGACACTCACCATCGAGCAGTGGACAACTGGTCGCGACAAAGTTGCCTTCGGAACTTCGGCGACAGGTCTCACCGACCAGCAGCTCGCGCGGATTGGGTTTGCGAATCCGTCGCAGCATCCACCGGGACTTTACTCCGCGAAGATCGGTAGCGATGGCGCGGTCGTACCGGGAGTCAAGATTGCGGCCAAAAATGCACCGTTTGATCTCTCGGAGAATGCTCGCGCGGAACGAGAGAAACTGTACGCCGTCCAGGGCCTAGCGCACATTGCGGCGGCTGATTCTCCGCTGCAGCAAGGGATGAGTCTCTCGTTCTTCGGCGACTCGATCACATGGCAAGATGTCTATCTCGCCAAGATCCGCGCAGCGATTGCTGCGGGGGAAACAACGAGAAAACTCGAGATCAAGTGCATCAATCGGGGGATCAACGGTGGAGGTGTGCTGGCGGTTCGCGACGGAAGCGAAAAGGCTGCCTACGTGAGCGAAGCCGAGCGCGATGGTCGTCAGGCGGCGCTGGCCGAAGTAATTGCGGCCGACAAGTCGAGTGTCGCGGTGGTGTTTATTGGCATCAACGATGTGTGGTGGCGCGATACAACTCCCGAAGTCTTCGAAACGACGTTACGCGACATCGCTGCCACCTGTCGCCAGAACCGTACGAAGCTGGTTCTCGCTACGCTGGCGATCTACCAAGAGAAGCCGGACGGTACCAACCCGCTCGATAAAAAATGCGATGCATTTGCCGAGCTGACGCGCACCGTTGCCAAGGCCGAAAAGGTGACGCTGGTCGATCTCCGGAGCGCGATGATTGCGTACCTGCAAAATCACAACGCACAGCTACGCGTCGATGGAATGGTGGTCTCGCGCGAGAGTGGCCTGCTGACCTACGATGGTGTTCATCCCAGCGAGGAAGGGAATCGCTTGCTCGCCGAGCTGATTAGTGATGGAGTCGTCCGCGCGCTGCGGTCGGAATAG